The Desulfovibrio fairfieldensis sequence CTGGGCGGCATGATCCTGGGCTATATGCTGCTGACCACCGTGGTGAAGCGGGCTTACATCCGGCGCTACGGCCAGCTGCTGTAGAAGCTGAAGCGAGCTCTTCGCGGTGCGGATTTTCCACGGAAATCCGCACCGCGCGTTTAGAAACAGCTCCTACGGCAGATAGCCGCCGTGCGCGCTGCGCACATCCTCAATGGTAAGAAAGCTCTTGGGCGAAAGTTTCTTGCACAGGCGCACCAGGCTGTTGACCTTGCGGCGCGGCAAGACCACCCGCAAGAAGTGCATTTCGTCATGCATGCCGAAGGCCTCAAGCCGGGTTACGCCGAAACCGGCTTTGCGCAACACGGCGGCAAGGTGCTCGTCGTCCTCGGGCGCCACGATATTGACGACGGTGATGCCCAGAGCCAGGCGCTCTTCCACGAAAATACCCATCAGAATGCCGCAACTGTAGCCCCCGGCATAGGCAATGATGTTGAAGACGTTGTCCAGATGCGCCATGACCCGTGAGATGGCGACCACCCAGATGACGATCTCGAAAAAGCCCACCAGGGCCGCCACAAAACGCACGCCGCGCATGACCAGGACGGTTCTGACCGTACCCAGAGTCACGTCCGCGAGACGCAGGCAGAAAATCAGCAGCGCTCCCGCAAAATCCAAATGCATTCCCAAGAGTGTCATGACATCCTCACTGAATATGTAAAGCCGGGATAGTGCGGATATCCCGGCTGAAAATTTCGCCCCTGGAGCAGATTAACTTTGAGTTGAAATACCCAACCTGGCGATGTGTTTATGGCAATGCTACCAGAACGCCGCATTTTGGCAATCAGGCGGCCTTGCAAAACCGGGGCGGACGACTCCGACGCGGCTCAGCTTCAGTCCCGGCCCGCCATTTTCTTCAATTTCCGGTAGAGCGTGGGGCGGCTGACGCCCAGGGCGCGGGACGCGGCCCGGATATTGCCGTTGTGCCGGGCCAGAGCTTCGGCCACGGCCCGTTGCTCCAGGTCTTCCAGGGTGCCCTGGCCGGAGCCGCCGGACGGTTCCGATGGAGCCGCCTGCCGGGGCCGCTCCAGCCCGGCGATGCCGAAATGCTCGGCCAGCAGATCGCCGCCCTCGGCCAGATGCATGGCGCGCTCCACCGCGCTTTCCAGCTGGCGGACGTTGCCGGGCCAGGCATGGGCCGTGAGCATGGCGGCGGTGTCCGGCGGCAGGACCGCCGTGGGTTTGTTCAGACGCAGCCTGTGCCGCTGGATGAAATACTCGGCCAGGGGCAGAATGTCTTCCGGCCGCTCGCGCAAGGGCGGCACAAGGATGTTCAGAGTGCTGATGCGGTAATAGAGATCCGCGCGAAATTTCTGCTGTTCGATGGCCTGCCTCAGATCCTTGTTGGTGGCCGAAATGACGCGCAGATCCACGGGCACGGTACGCAGGCCGCCCACGCGCTGGATCTCGCCGGTCTGGAGCACGCGCAGCAGCTTGACCTGCATGTCAAAGGGCATGTCCCCGATTTCGTCCAGAAAAAGCGTGCCCGAATCGGCCAGCTCGAACTTGCCGGGCCGCCCGCCCTTGCGCGCGCCGGTAAAGGCCCCCTCCTCATAGCCGAACAGCTCGCTTTCCAGGAGTTCCTTGGGAATGGCCCCGCAGTTGATGGCCACAAAGGGCCGGTTGCGCCGCTCCCCGCCGTTATGGATGGCCTGGGCGAAGAGCTCCTTGCCCGTGCCCGTTTCGCCGCAGAGCAGCACCGGGGCCGTACTGGCCGCCGCGATGCGCGCGTGGCGCAGGGCCTGCCCCAAGCAGGCGCTGGACCCCAGAATGGAATCAAAGGTGAAATGGGCGTGGCTGCCGGTCACTTCCACGGCCATGCCCATGACTTCCTTTTTTTCCTGCACGGTGAGCAGGCCGCCCACCACTTCACCGTTGCTCATGCAGATGGGGTCAAAGGAAGCGAAATGCGTCATGCCGCTGTGCCGGGCGAGAATTTCGCGCGCCTTGAAACTTTTGCCCGTGGCGAGATGTTCCAGCACGCCGCTGCGGCCGCCGGTAAAGTCCTCGAAATCCCGCCCGGCGGGCGAGACGGGCAGACTGAAGAGCCGCCGGGCGCTACGGTTGGTCTGCACGATGCGGCCGTGCGAGTCCACGGTGACAATGCCCCGCGAGTCGGATTCGATAAGGGCGCGCAAATACTGGTTGGTGGTGGCCAGGTCCCGCATGCGCTCCCGCTCGCGCAACTGGGAGGTCACGGTTTCCGCGGCCTGGCGCACCAGGCCCAGGGTGTGCACATGCATCATGGCCGACTCGCCGCTGAGCGAAATGGCCCCCAGCACAACGCCGCCGTCCGGCGCGAAAACCGGCGCGCCCGCATTGCTCAGACGGCGCGCGTCCATGGAAAACATGGCGTCGCCGGGCAGAAAGACCGGCACCTTCTCCTCCAGGGCCAGACCGATGGCGCAGGTGCCCACGTCGCGCTCCAGCCAGCGGTAGCCGGGCAGGCAGCGCCGCCGTTTGAAATGCTCCACCAGTTCCGCGTCCCCCACCACGTAAAGCACATAGCCCTCACTGTCGGCCAGGGCCATACAGAAACCCGTGCCTTTGAGCAGGCCGTAGAGCGTGTCGATCTGCGCCCGGGCCAGGTCAAAGAACTCCCTTTGCCCGTTGATCCGCTTGCGCAGACCCGCCGCGCTCAGACCTCCGGCCTCGGGCGCGCCGTCCAGATGCGGGTCCAGGCCGTAGCGCGCGGAACGCGCGTGCGAACGCCGGATAAGTTCCTCAAGGTTCGGAATGGCGGACATCTGGCTGAGCATGGGCTGTCCTTGTAATAAAAAAATACATGTAAAATTTTATTACACTTAAATACGAAAATGCGCGCCCGGACAGGCTGCATTCGCGGCTGATGCTGATTTCAACGTGCTTCTTTTTTCACAGATTGTCACGTTTTATTACATAACCATGGCCTCTTTTTATCAATACCAACCATAACACGCTTAAAATACTAATAAAAACACTTCAAGCCAAAGTTGGCATGGTCCCTGCTTTTCCTCTCCCGAATGCGCGCCCTGCCCCGGCCTGTCCGGAGCTCGAAATTATCGCAAGGCGAATTTACTTCGCCGTTAAGCGATAATTTCAAGCGCAAAATATTTTAGGGAGGAAACATGCCCATCACACGTTACGGGACTCCGGCCAAAGCGGGCGCGCTGCCCTTTTCCAAGGCCGCGGGCGCGGACGGCTGGCTCTACGTCAGCGGTCAGGTGCCCCGCGCCGCCGACGGCGAAATCGTTTCCGGCAGCATGACCGTGCAGGCCCGCGCGGCCCTCAACAACCTCAAGGCGGCCCTGGCCCTGGCGGGTTACGGCCTGGAAGACGTGGTGCGGGTGAACGTCTTCATCGACGACCCGCGCGACTTCGCCCAGTTCAACAAGGTCTACGCGGAATTTTTCACGCCGGAGCACGCCCCGGCCCGGGTCTGCGTGCAGGCCGCCATGATGAGCGATCTGCGCGTGGAAGTGGACTGCATCGCTTACAGGGACAAGGCCTGAGCAAACCGCCGCCGGGAGGCGAAGCATGGACAAAAAAACGCCGTCAAGAAAATCCGGAGAACGCGACGTCGTCATCGTGGGCGGCGGCATTTCCGGCGCGGCCCTGGCTTTCGGACTGGCCGGAAAAGGCTGCAAGGTCACGGTGCTGGACGCGCCCACCCGCACCAACATGGCCTCGCGCACCAATGTGGGGCTGATCTGGTGCCAGTCCAAATTCCTGCATCTGCCGGAATACGCCCGCTGGGGCTTCATGTCCTCGCGGCTCTTTCCGGAACTGGTCCGGGAACTGGAAGAAATCTCCGGCCTGCACGTGCCCGTGAACTTCACGGGCGGCCTGATTCCGGTGCTCGGCGCGGAGGATTTTCAGAAGCGCGCCGACTACATCGTCAAGCTGCGCGAAGCTCTGGGCGAATACCGGGGGGCCGTGATCGAACGCGGCGAGCTGGAAAAAAAGCTGCCCAAAATCCCCTTTGGTCCGGAGGTCTGCGGCGCGGCCTGGTGTGAGGAGGACGGCGTCATCGACCCGCTGGCCCTGCTGCGCGCCTACCGGGCGGCTCTGCCCCGGCTGGGGGCCGAATATGTGGAAACCCTGGTGCTCGACGTGACCCCCCATGCGGGCGGCTACCGCGTCGCCACCCGCAACGGGGACTATTTCTGCCGCCGCCTGGTGCTGGCCGCCGGTCTGGCAAACCGGCGCTTCGCCCGTTTCGCCGTGCCGGATCTGCCGGTCTATCCGGACAAGGGCCAGGTGCTGCTGGTGGAACGCCTGCCCATGGTCATGCCCATTCCGGTGCTGGGGGCCACCCAGACCTTCGGCGGCACGGTGATCATCGGCTTCAAGCATGAACGCGTGGGACACGACAGCGGCGTTGTTCCCGCCTCGGTGGCCACGGAAGGCCGCTGGGCCATGCGGGTCTGGCCGGAACTGGCGAAAAAGCGCCTGATCCGGACCTGGTCCGGCCTGCGCGTCATGCCGGAAGACAATATGGCCATTTACAGCCGCCTGCCCGGCCACCCCCAGGTGAGCCTGATCAATACCCACAGCGCCGTGACCATGGCCGCCGCGCACAGCCGTCTGCTGCCCGATTTCATTCTGGGCGGGGAGCTGCCCGAAACCGCGCGCGGCATGACGCTCAAACGCTTCGGCTTCGCCTGCTGAAAGGAGTTTTCATGCACAACGCCAACACAGCCACTGTGCGCATCATCTTTGACGGGCGGGCCCTGGACGTTCCGGCGGGCATCAGCGTGGCCGCCGCCGTGCTGGGGCACGCCCACGCCGGGCGTACCGCGACGCATCCCGTGGACCACAGCCCGCGCGCGCCCTATTGCCTGATGGGCGTCTGTTTTGAATGCCTCATGGAAATCGACGGCGAAGCCGACGTCCAGTCCTGCCTGGTGCCCGTGCGGGAAGGCATGGTCGTGAACCGGCAGACGCCCCCGGAGGACAAGTGATGGACAAGCATACGGATGTCGTCATTGTCGGCGCGGGCCCGGCCGGTCTGGCCGCGGCCTGCGCGGCGCGTTCCTGCGGCCTGACGGTGACCCTGCTGGACGAGCAGGCCGCGCCGGGCGGGCAGTTGCTGCGCAATGTGGAAAGCCCCCTGGCCCAGGCCCTCATGGACCCCAGGGAACGTGAAGCGGGCCTGCGCCTGGTGGAGGATTTCCGCGGCAGCGGCGCGACATACGTGCCGCGCGCCGTGGTCTGGGGCATGGAAGGACGCTGCCTTTCCTTCAGCGTGGACAATGTGCCGCAACGTTTGAGCGCGGCCAACGTCATTCTGGCCCCCGGCGGCATGGAACGGCCCGTGCCCTTTCCGGGCTGGACCCTGCCCGGCGTCATGGGCGCGGGCGGGGCGGACATTCTGCTGCGCTCCGGCGGCAGCCTCACGGCGGACAAGGACGCCCCCGTGGTGCTGGCGGGCAACGGCCCCCTGCTGCTTCTGCTGGCCGGGCATCTGCTGGACGCGGGCGTGCGTATCGCGGCCTGGCTGGATACGGGCAGCCTGTCGCAACGTCTGCTCTCCGGCGCGGCCATGCCCGCCGCCCTGCTGGACCCGCCCTATCTGGGCAAGGGCCTGCGCATGGCCCTGCGCGTGCTCAGGGGCGGCGTGCCCGTCATCCGCAACGCGCGGGACATCCGGGCTCTGGGCGCGAACAGCCTGGAAAAGGTTTCCTACGCCGCCAAGGGCGAAACGAGGGAACTTCCGGCCGCCGTGCTGCTGCGCCATGAGGGCATCATCCCCCGCGTCCAGATCTGTAACGCCCTGGGCGCGCGCCTGCGCTGGGACCGGGTCCAGCGCTGCTGGTATCCGGACGTGGACGCCAACGGTCGCACCAGCCTGGACGGCCTGTATGTGGCGGGCGACGGCGCCTATGTGCACGGCGGCGACGCCAGCCGCCTCAAGGGCTGGCTGGCCGGCATCGACGCGGCCCGGCGTCTGGGCGTCATCTCCCCGGCCGAGGCCGGACGCCGCGCGGCTGGGGCCCGGCGCAAACTGGCCGTGCTGCGCGCGGCGCGCGGCTTTTTGCGTTACGTCTTCGCGCCTGACCCGAAGATTTTCGACGTGCCGGACGAAACCCTGGTCTGCCGCTGTGAGTGCGTCAGCGCGGGCGCCATCCGCAAGGCCGTGGCCGAAGGCTTTCACGAGGTCAACGAGGTCAAGCGCGTGACCCGTTGCGGCATGGGCCAATGCCAGGGGCGCATGTGCGGCCCGGCCTTGGCGGAGATTACGGCCCGTGCGCAGGGCGCGCGGCCCGACGCCGTGGGCTGCCTGCACATGCGCAGCCCCTTCCGCCCCGTGAAACTTGAAACCTACTGCAATCTCCACGCGCCGGAATGATCGCCATCCCGCGCAAGAGTAAAGAGAAAAGCTTTTGAGAATATATATCCCCGGAATTTGAAGCAGGCCCGCTTCGGCGTTTATCCGCGCAAACGGATTGCGCATACGCCCACGCGTCGGGCGGCTGCTTCCGCAGCCACCAGGGCCGTTTCAACGTGAAATTGCCCGAACCCCCAGGAGTGACGGACATGCCCATTAACTGGATAGATTATTCCATCATCATCCTCTACCTTTTCGTGGTCGTTTACATCGGCTGGTGGGCCATGAAAAAGGTCTCCAACTTCGACGACTACGCCGTGGCCGGGCGCGGCCTGCCCATGAGCATCTTTTTCGCGGCCATCGCGGCCACGCTCTGCGGCGGCGGTGCCACCATCGGCCGGGTGGCCTTCATGCACACCACGGGCATTGTGGTTTTCGCCGGGTTGATGGGCGTGGTCATCAACCAGATTTTCTCCGGCCTGTACATCGCCGGGCGCGTGCACAACATCAAAAACGTCTACGGCCTGGGCGACCTCTGCGGCCTCTACTACGGCCATGCCGGGCGGCTTGTGTCCGCCGTGGTTTCCTTTCTCTTCTGCCTCGGGCTGTTCGGCGTGCAGATTCTGGCCATGGGCGCGATCATGCAGACGGCCACCGGCATCGACCTGATCCCGGCGGCCCTGATCTCCTCGGCCATCACCCTGGCCTACACCTGCTGCGGCGGCATGCTCGGCGTGACCATGACCGACGCCATCCAGTACGTGATCATCATTGTGGGCATAAGCCTCTGCGGCTGGCTGGCCATTGACCACGCCGGCGGTTTCGACGTCATGATGGCCAACCTTCAGGCCGCGCCCGCCTATGTCGACAATCTCAAAATCTTCGCGGACTGGTCACCCATCCAGGTCGTCAGCCTCTTTTTCGGCTTCCTGTTCGGCGAATTCTGCGCGCCCTACTTCATCCAGCGCTATGCCTCCACCAAGTCGGCCAAGGACAGCAAGGCGGGCGTGCTGATCTTCTCCGTACACTGGATCTTCTTCCTGGCCACCACGGCGGGCATCGGTCTGGCCTCCATGGCCCTGCAACCCGACGTCAAGCCGGATCTGGCCT is a genomic window containing:
- a CDS encoding sodium:solute symporter family protein codes for the protein MPINWIDYSIIILYLFVVVYIGWWAMKKVSNFDDYAVAGRGLPMSIFFAAIAATLCGGGATIGRVAFMHTTGIVVFAGLMGVVINQIFSGLYIAGRVHNIKNVYGLGDLCGLYYGHAGRLVSAVVSFLFCLGLFGVQILAMGAIMQTATGIDLIPAALISSAITLAYTCCGGMLGVTMTDAIQYVIIIVGISLCGWLAIDHAGGFDVMMANLQAAPAYVDNLKIFADWSPIQVVSLFFGFLFGEFCAPYFIQRYASTKSAKDSKAGVLIFSVHWIFFLATTAGIGLASMALQPDVKPDLAFTNLIRDVLPVGITGLVLAALLAAVMSSAAAFINTACVSYTRDIYNKFINPQATQAQMLRQSRLSTLVVGGGAILAAITFQDVFGLMLYVFKLWPSTIIPPLLCGLLWGRISPYAGAPAMVIGGLSYLLWSDKVLGEPFGIPANLVGMGINCLVLFVIHQLMKNRPPRSGMYAPEQL
- a CDS encoding NAD(P)/FAD-dependent oxidoreductase — translated: MDKKTPSRKSGERDVVIVGGGISGAALAFGLAGKGCKVTVLDAPTRTNMASRTNVGLIWCQSKFLHLPEYARWGFMSSRLFPELVRELEEISGLHVPVNFTGGLIPVLGAEDFQKRADYIVKLREALGEYRGAVIERGELEKKLPKIPFGPEVCGAAWCEEDGVIDPLALLRAYRAALPRLGAEYVETLVLDVTPHAGGYRVATRNGDYFCRRLVLAAGLANRRFARFAVPDLPVYPDKGQVLLVERLPMVMPIPVLGATQTFGGTVIIGFKHERVGHDSGVVPASVATEGRWAMRVWPELAKKRLIRTWSGLRVMPEDNMAIYSRLPGHPQVSLINTHSAVTMAAAHSRLLPDFILGGELPETARGMTLKRFGFAC
- a CDS encoding sigma-54-dependent Fis family transcriptional regulator; this encodes MLSQMSAIPNLEELIRRSHARSARYGLDPHLDGAPEAGGLSAAGLRKRINGQREFFDLARAQIDTLYGLLKGTGFCMALADSEGYVLYVVGDAELVEHFKRRRCLPGYRWLERDVGTCAIGLALEEKVPVFLPGDAMFSMDARRLSNAGAPVFAPDGGVVLGAISLSGESAMMHVHTLGLVRQAAETVTSQLRERERMRDLATTNQYLRALIESDSRGIVTVDSHGRIVQTNRSARRLFSLPVSPAGRDFEDFTGGRSGVLEHLATGKSFKAREILARHSGMTHFASFDPICMSNGEVVGGLLTVQEKKEVMGMAVEVTGSHAHFTFDSILGSSACLGQALRHARIAAASTAPVLLCGETGTGKELFAQAIHNGGERRNRPFVAINCGAIPKELLESELFGYEEGAFTGARKGGRPGKFELADSGTLFLDEIGDMPFDMQVKLLRVLQTGEIQRVGGLRTVPVDLRVISATNKDLRQAIEQQKFRADLYYRISTLNILVPPLRERPEDILPLAEYFIQRHRLRLNKPTAVLPPDTAAMLTAHAWPGNVRQLESAVERAMHLAEGGDLLAEHFGIAGLERPRQAAPSEPSGGSGQGTLEDLEQRAVAEALARHNGNIRAASRALGVSRPTLYRKLKKMAGRD
- a CDS encoding DUF2179 domain-containing protein: MTLLGMHLDFAGALLIFCLRLADVTLGTVRTVLVMRGVRFVAALVGFFEIVIWVVAISRVMAHLDNVFNIIAYAGGYSCGILMGIFVEERLALGITVVNIVAPEDDEHLAAVLRKAGFGVTRLEAFGMHDEMHFLRVVLPRRKVNSLVRLCKKLSPKSFLTIEDVRSAHGGYLP
- a CDS encoding (2Fe-2S)-binding protein, with the translated sequence MDKHTDVVIVGAGPAGLAAACAARSCGLTVTLLDEQAAPGGQLLRNVESPLAQALMDPREREAGLRLVEDFRGSGATYVPRAVVWGMEGRCLSFSVDNVPQRLSAANVILAPGGMERPVPFPGWTLPGVMGAGGADILLRSGGSLTADKDAPVVLAGNGPLLLLLAGHLLDAGVRIAAWLDTGSLSQRLLSGAAMPAALLDPPYLGKGLRMALRVLRGGVPVIRNARDIRALGANSLEKVSYAAKGETRELPAAVLLRHEGIIPRVQICNALGARLRWDRVQRCWYPDVDANGRTSLDGLYVAGDGAYVHGGDASRLKGWLAGIDAARRLGVISPAEAGRRAAGARRKLAVLRAARGFLRYVFAPDPKIFDVPDETLVCRCECVSAGAIRKAVAEGFHEVNEVKRVTRCGMGQCQGRMCGPALAEITARAQGARPDAVGCLHMRSPFRPVKLETYCNLHAPE
- a CDS encoding RidA family protein, yielding MPITRYGTPAKAGALPFSKAAGADGWLYVSGQVPRAADGEIVSGSMTVQARAALNNLKAALALAGYGLEDVVRVNVFIDDPRDFAQFNKVYAEFFTPEHAPARVCVQAAMMSDLRVEVDCIAYRDKA
- a CDS encoding (2Fe-2S)-binding protein, which gives rise to MHNANTATVRIIFDGRALDVPAGISVAAAVLGHAHAGRTATHPVDHSPRAPYCLMGVCFECLMEIDGEADVQSCLVPVREGMVVNRQTPPEDK